The Primulina eburnea isolate SZY01 chromosome 6, ASM2296580v1, whole genome shotgun sequence genome contains a region encoding:
- the LOC140834631 gene encoding uncharacterized protein isoform X2 — translation MQEMDQKVISQFHFVGEGSNSFICMPRHMKDNFLQDRASTCLKSEQRPHLELPFSCYTNLSGEVLHEKRGHVTTGAFVQMRCEFDNVKASPTEELELSLSINAETWKTCFARKSREDQINCSPSQQYMNPINSTENSDGDLVTITSPEYSAFSGYKLNLESSSCTRSWKNGGFNRDSRVNSLTDFRTNFLDKKPAIQGVKQCHDDLTSEAKSRRRKLFTSHEAVELDLNRALPEESSFNSIDHLISYLSNCTFSSLNRNKQEIKCSDDSSNSDQQEMMNSTWSTSPSKSTSEVNRGSAFSSVELPSICAPPSKSEKHDSCTKKFRPENTAFKLNLPHRSYQAISMHEVDAEKCHQELAEGAGSNKFPISSKSDLIPEDISSNIKKGQCGVPMERSPTTFQDHKSSIPVKKLCQQNIIPSTKPKRKFQASNQMYNKLPEVDISIKNGAVTLLYLSSTCSAENQDHVPCPIRRREITNPARDVPQFSSESYESTVLNQPEISLDEYSVTSTPSELNFSNEKDYGTKLKRGRRMKDFRKEILPALASLSRQEICEDVRIMRGAIKTLEYKYRSKMRGISDGFSPLKGKGSRNSNGSRRCYS, via the exons ATGCAGGAAATGGACCAAAAAGTCATCAGTCAGTTTCATTTCGTTGGAGAAGGCTCAAATTCTTTT ATTTGCATGCCAAGACATATGAAGGACAACTTTTTGCAAGACCGTGCCAGCACGTGCTTGAAATCCGAGCAAAGACCTCATCTAGAGCTTCCTTTCAGTTGCTACACTAATCTTAGTGGAGAAGTTCTGCATGAGAAGCGTGGGCACGTTACTACTGGGGCGTTTGTTCAAATGAGGTGCGAATTCGATAATGTTAAAGCATCTCCCACAGAAGAACTTGAGCTCTCTCTAAGTATAAACGCAGAAACTTGGAAAACATGTTTTGCCAGAAAATCTCGGGAGGACCAGATTAATTGTTCACCTTCCCAACAATACATGAATCCAATTAATTCTACTGAAAATTCTGATGGCGATTTAGTTACCATTACCTCGCCCGAATATTCTGCTTTCTCTGGTTATAAGCTCAACCTTGAAAGCAGTAGCTGTACAAGGAGTTGGAAAAATGGTGGTTTTAACCGAGATTCAAGAGTCAATTCGCTGACAGATTTCAGGACAAATTTTCTGGATAAGAAACCGGCAATTCAAG GGGTTAAACAATGCCATGACGACCTCACATCCGAAGCTAAGTCGAGAAGAAGAAAGCTATTTACTTCTCATGAAGCTGTCGAATTGGACCTTAACAGGGCTCTTCCGGAAGAGTCGTCTTTTAACTCAATTGATCATTTGATATCCTATTTGTCAAATTGTACCTTTTCGAGCCTCAACAGAAACAAACAAGAGATAAAATGCTCGGATGATTCTTCTAATTCAGATCAGCAAGAGATGATGAATTCAACATGGTCAACTTCTCCCAGCAAAAGTACCAGTGAAGTTAATCGcggaagtgcatttagttcggtTGAACTTCCCTCGATTTGTGCACCACCATCCAAATCTGAAAAACACGACAGCTGCACCAAAAAATTTAGACCTGAAAATACAGCATTCAAGCTAAACTTACCACACAGAAGCTATCAGGCAATATCTATGCATGAAGTGGATGCTGAGAAATGCCATCAGGAATTAGCTGAAGGTGCAGGGAGCAACAAGTTTCCCATCTCAAGTAAGTCTGATTTGATCCCGGAGGACATATCTAGCAACATAAAGAAGGGgcaatgtggtgttcctatggAAAGATCACCTACCACATTCCAAGATCACAAGTCCTCTATTCCTGTCAAGAAATTATGCCAGCAGAATATTATCCCTTCAACCAAACCCAAAAGAAAATTTCAGGCCTCCAATCAAATGTACAACAAATTGCCAGAAGTTGATATTTCTATAAAAAATGGAGCTGTCACTCTCTTATATCTCTCGTCAACTTGTTCGGCCGAGAATCAAGATCATGTTCCTTGCCCCATTAGAAGAAGAGAAATCACGAATCCTGCAAGGGATGTACCACAATTTTCATCTGAGTCTTATGAGTCAACCGTCCTGAATCAACCGGAGATCAGCTTAGACGAGTATAGCGTGACGTCAACTCCATCTGAACTAAACTTCTCAAATGAAAAGGATTATGGAACAAAGTTGAAAAGAGGGAGGAGAATGAAAGATTTTCGAAAGGAGATTCTGCCTGCATTAGCTTCCCTTTCAAGACAAGAGATATGTGAAGACGTGAGAATCATGCGTGGAGCTATTAAAACGCTTGAATACAAGTATCGATCCAAGATGAGAGGAATAAGTGATGGCTTTTCTCCATTGAAGGGCAAGGGATCAAGAAATAGTAATGGAAGTCGACGATGTTACTCTTAA
- the LOC140834631 gene encoding uncharacterized protein isoform X1, with amino-acid sequence MLIGEGDFELNLLHGFDKSLQNVLAQTMAGQDKIFRNQVTELHRLYHLQKILMQEMDQKVISQFHFVGEGSNSFICMPRHMKDNFLQDRASTCLKSEQRPHLELPFSCYTNLSGEVLHEKRGHVTTGAFVQMRCEFDNVKASPTEELELSLSINAETWKTCFARKSREDQINCSPSQQYMNPINSTENSDGDLVTITSPEYSAFSGYKLNLESSSCTRSWKNGGFNRDSRVNSLTDFRTNFLDKKPAIQGVKQCHDDLTSEAKSRRRKLFTSHEAVELDLNRALPEESSFNSIDHLISYLSNCTFSSLNRNKQEIKCSDDSSNSDQQEMMNSTWSTSPSKSTSEVNRGSAFSSVELPSICAPPSKSEKHDSCTKKFRPENTAFKLNLPHRSYQAISMHEVDAEKCHQELAEGAGSNKFPISSKSDLIPEDISSNIKKGQCGVPMERSPTTFQDHKSSIPVKKLCQQNIIPSTKPKRKFQASNQMYNKLPEVDISIKNGAVTLLYLSSTCSAENQDHVPCPIRRREITNPARDVPQFSSESYESTVLNQPEISLDEYSVTSTPSELNFSNEKDYGTKLKRGRRMKDFRKEILPALASLSRQEICEDVRIMRGAIKTLEYKYRSKMRGISDGFSPLKGKGSRNSNGSRRCYS; translated from the exons ATGTTGATAGGAGAAGGTGATTTTGAACTGAATTTGCTGCACGGGTTTGACAAATCATTGCAAAATGTTCTAGCTCAAACTATGGCTGGGCAAGATAAAATATTTAGGAACCAG GTTACTGAGCTCCATCGgctatatcatcttcagaagaTACTCATGCAGGAAATGGACCAAAAAGTCATCAGTCAGTTTCATTTCGTTGGAGAAGGCTCAAATTCTTTT ATTTGCATGCCAAGACATATGAAGGACAACTTTTTGCAAGACCGTGCCAGCACGTGCTTGAAATCCGAGCAAAGACCTCATCTAGAGCTTCCTTTCAGTTGCTACACTAATCTTAGTGGAGAAGTTCTGCATGAGAAGCGTGGGCACGTTACTACTGGGGCGTTTGTTCAAATGAGGTGCGAATTCGATAATGTTAAAGCATCTCCCACAGAAGAACTTGAGCTCTCTCTAAGTATAAACGCAGAAACTTGGAAAACATGTTTTGCCAGAAAATCTCGGGAGGACCAGATTAATTGTTCACCTTCCCAACAATACATGAATCCAATTAATTCTACTGAAAATTCTGATGGCGATTTAGTTACCATTACCTCGCCCGAATATTCTGCTTTCTCTGGTTATAAGCTCAACCTTGAAAGCAGTAGCTGTACAAGGAGTTGGAAAAATGGTGGTTTTAACCGAGATTCAAGAGTCAATTCGCTGACAGATTTCAGGACAAATTTTCTGGATAAGAAACCGGCAATTCAAG GGGTTAAACAATGCCATGACGACCTCACATCCGAAGCTAAGTCGAGAAGAAGAAAGCTATTTACTTCTCATGAAGCTGTCGAATTGGACCTTAACAGGGCTCTTCCGGAAGAGTCGTCTTTTAACTCAATTGATCATTTGATATCCTATTTGTCAAATTGTACCTTTTCGAGCCTCAACAGAAACAAACAAGAGATAAAATGCTCGGATGATTCTTCTAATTCAGATCAGCAAGAGATGATGAATTCAACATGGTCAACTTCTCCCAGCAAAAGTACCAGTGAAGTTAATCGcggaagtgcatttagttcggtTGAACTTCCCTCGATTTGTGCACCACCATCCAAATCTGAAAAACACGACAGCTGCACCAAAAAATTTAGACCTGAAAATACAGCATTCAAGCTAAACTTACCACACAGAAGCTATCAGGCAATATCTATGCATGAAGTGGATGCTGAGAAATGCCATCAGGAATTAGCTGAAGGTGCAGGGAGCAACAAGTTTCCCATCTCAAGTAAGTCTGATTTGATCCCGGAGGACATATCTAGCAACATAAAGAAGGGgcaatgtggtgttcctatggAAAGATCACCTACCACATTCCAAGATCACAAGTCCTCTATTCCTGTCAAGAAATTATGCCAGCAGAATATTATCCCTTCAACCAAACCCAAAAGAAAATTTCAGGCCTCCAATCAAATGTACAACAAATTGCCAGAAGTTGATATTTCTATAAAAAATGGAGCTGTCACTCTCTTATATCTCTCGTCAACTTGTTCGGCCGAGAATCAAGATCATGTTCCTTGCCCCATTAGAAGAAGAGAAATCACGAATCCTGCAAGGGATGTACCACAATTTTCATCTGAGTCTTATGAGTCAACCGTCCTGAATCAACCGGAGATCAGCTTAGACGAGTATAGCGTGACGTCAACTCCATCTGAACTAAACTTCTCAAATGAAAAGGATTATGGAACAAAGTTGAAAAGAGGGAGGAGAATGAAAGATTTTCGAAAGGAGATTCTGCCTGCATTAGCTTCCCTTTCAAGACAAGAGATATGTGAAGACGTGAGAATCATGCGTGGAGCTATTAAAACGCTTGAATACAAGTATCGATCCAAGATGAGAGGAATAAGTGATGGCTTTTCTCCATTGAAGGGCAAGGGATCAAGAAATAGTAATGGAAGTCGACGATGTTACTCTTAA